The following are encoded together in the Natator depressus isolate rNatDep1 chromosome 10, rNatDep2.hap1, whole genome shotgun sequence genome:
- the LOC141994420 gene encoding endogenous retrovirus group K member 113 Gag polyprotein-like isoform X2, which translates to MGSSLSALQVQHRNELQYLLRKAQHDCPTRELTLLLQEVSAQCPWYPEAGTLKLADWERLGQTLHKEPRASVQALHAWHLCRDVIQRVAPDKPSLASLVISPRPSAPAATPPPTDATRCVTSERPSPAPTEGLPIPPPPSAPATIPPPASPPVPLLPPPPWPSPPEPVCDRPPPVGPHAPGPPGGSSASAQRLSLVQQMVHTARTRSDLTAEELADLVSVCPVTWQDDGQGNQVADWVSLPYSVIREVKKAIREFGLTSTYVRGLIEGLGSGYTLIPEDWKALLRMMLTPSQYVIWLSEYRQMVERQAQVYREQGVIYEHLAGEGQFATVQLQSQLPQAVFPIISACAQHAFRKVPDSGRPTKSFASIRQGASESFMDFTNRLQEAILRQVDSPAAAQEILLKMAVENANEDCRRALQAAQASGILELLDMLRACQNIGSQAHKAGVLAAALRKTGKEGKRCYRCVIPLCLGYSLKAMRAPIARYVVRTVVGSGLVCATGTETAWCGTRAVEPHTRFSADLGGDRGASRVDNGGTETEEA; encoded by the exons atgggaagctccctctctgctttgcaagtgcaacaccgcaatgagctacagtatttgctgcgtaaggctcagcatgactgccccactcgagaactcactctcctgctacaggaggtgagtgcccaatgcccgtggtaccctgaagccggaacccttaagctagcggactgggagcggttgggccagacattgcacaaagagcctcgggcgtccgtgcaggctttacatgcctggcacctctgccgcgacgtgatacagcgtgtcgccccgGACAAGCCCTCCCTCGCGAgcctggtgatctcgccacgcccgtccgctcctgcagccaccccccctcctactgatgcaacacggtgtgtcacctcagaaagaccctctcccgcgccaacagaggggctgccgatcccgccacccccgtccgctcctgcaaccatccctccccctgcttcgcccccagtgcctctattaccaccgcctccctggccttccccaccggagccggtgtgtgatcgccctccgcccgtggggccccatgctccggggccccccggggggtcgtctgcgtctgctcagaggctttcgctggtgcaacaaatggttcacacagcgaggactcgctcagatcttacagcagaggagctggctgatctggtctcagtttgtccggtgacctggcaggatgatggccagggcaaccaggttgcagactgggtcagtttgccttactcggtgatcagagaggtaaagaaagcgattcgcgagttcggcctgactagcacgtatgtgcgtggtctcattgaagggctaggtagtgggtacactctgatccctgaagattggaaggcgctgttgcgcatgatgctgacacctagtcagtatgttatttggcttagtgagtatcggcagatggtggaacgccaagcccaggtatatagagagcaaggtgtcatttatgagcacttggcaggggagggccagtttgctaccgttcagctgcagtctcaactccctcaggccgtcttccccattatttccgcctgcgcccagcatgctttccggaaggtcccggattcgggcaggcctactaaaagctttgccagtatccgtcagggtgcatcagagtcctttatggattttaccaacagattgcaggaggctatcctccgacaggtggatagccctgcggcagctcaggagatcctgttaaaaatggcggttgaaaatgcgaacgaggattgccgccgtgctctccaggctgcacaagcctctggaattctagagctgttggacatgctgcgggcgtgccaaaacatcggaagccaagcacataaggctggagttctggctgccgccctgcgaaaaaccgggaaggaggggaagcgttgttaccgctgtg tcatacccctctgcctgggctactcattgaaggcaatgcgcgcgccgatcgcgcgttacgtggtcag gaccgttgtgggctccggcctggtgtgtgcgaccggcactgaaacagcatggtgTGGCACCAGGGCTGTTGAACCCCATaccagattttcagctgaccttggaggagaccgcggtgcc